Proteins encoded in a region of the Streptomyces akebiae genome:
- a CDS encoding permease — MATTKEEVPRRGRHLDPPLLLTMLLVLAVVAQGPLRGLLSAPVTQSWMTVFVAVVVQALPFLVIGVLLSAAIAVFVPASFFVRALPKRPALAVPAAGVAGVVLPGCECASVPVAGALVRRGVTPAAALAFLLSAPAINPIVLTATAVAFPGNPEMVLARLVASLLVACAMGWLWQGLGRGEWMRPPERPSYEGRGRGAAFWGSVRHDVMHAGGFLVVGAMAAATLKAVVPASWLNAAADNPAIAILALAVLAVLLSICSEADAFVAASLTQFSLTSRLAFLVVGPMIDLKLFAMQTATFGRAFALRFAPVTFALAILVSALVGAVLL; from the coding sequence GTGGCCACAACCAAGGAAGAAGTCCCCCGCCGAGGTCGGCATCTCGACCCACCCCTCCTGCTCACCATGCTGCTGGTCCTCGCGGTGGTGGCGCAGGGCCCGCTGCGGGGCCTGCTGTCCGCGCCCGTGACCCAGAGCTGGATGACCGTGTTCGTCGCGGTGGTCGTGCAGGCCCTGCCGTTCCTGGTCATCGGGGTGCTGTTGTCGGCGGCGATCGCGGTGTTCGTGCCCGCGTCGTTCTTCGTCCGCGCGCTGCCGAAGCGGCCCGCCCTCGCGGTACCGGCGGCGGGCGTGGCCGGTGTGGTGCTGCCGGGCTGCGAGTGCGCCTCGGTGCCGGTCGCGGGCGCCCTCGTACGCCGGGGTGTGACGCCCGCGGCGGCGCTCGCCTTCCTTCTCTCCGCCCCCGCGATCAACCCGATCGTGCTGACCGCGACCGCCGTGGCCTTCCCGGGGAACCCCGAGATGGTGCTGGCCAGGTTGGTGGCGAGCCTGCTGGTGGCCTGCGCGATGGGCTGGCTGTGGCAAGGGCTCGGCCGCGGCGAGTGGATGCGCCCTCCGGAGCGGCCGTCCTACGAGGGCCGGGGCAGGGGCGCGGCCTTCTGGGGCTCGGTGCGACACGACGTGATGCACGCGGGCGGATTCCTGGTCGTCGGCGCGATGGCGGCGGCCACGCTCAAGGCCGTCGTCCCGGCGAGCTGGCTGAACGCCGCCGCGGACAACCCGGCGATCGCGATCCTCGCCCTCGCCGTCCTGGCCGTACTGCTGTCGATCTGCTCGGAGGCGGACGCGTTCGTCGCGGCCTCCCTGACCCAGTTCTCCCTGACCTCCCGGCTGGCCTTCCTGGTCGTCGGCCCGATGATCGACCTGAAACTCTTCGCCATGCAGACCGCCACCTTCGGCCGTGCCTTCGCGCTCCGCTTCGCCCCCGTCACCTTCGCCCTCGCGATCCTCGTGTCGGCCCTCGTCGGGGCGGTGCTGCTGTGA
- the rpmF gene encoding 50S ribosomal protein L32: MAVPKRKMSRSNTRHRRAQWKASTPQLVPFTVDGTTHLVPQRLLKAYERGLIHPEG, translated from the coding sequence ATGGCCGTACCCAAGCGGAAGATGTCCCGCAGCAACACCCGGCACCGTCGCGCCCAGTGGAAGGCGAGCACGCCCCAGCTGGTGCCGTTCACGGTCGACGGCACCACGCACCTCGTACCGCAGCGGCTGCTGAAGGCGTACGAGCGCGGGCTGATCCACCCCGAGGGCTGA
- a CDS encoding GTP-binding protein, with translation MTNRRLPVTVLSGFLGAGKTTLLNHVLGNREGLRVAVIVNDMSEVNIDAALVRGGEAALSRTEERLVEMTNGCICCTLRDDLLEEVDRLAREGRFDYLLIESSGISEPMPVAATFAFARDDGATLGDLARLDTMVTVVDAVNFLPELAGGDELVARGLDQYEDDERTVSDLLMDQVEFADVIVLNKLDLVDTATAERLAATLARLNPAARIVPVSHGRVRVEDVLGTEAFDLERAQQAPGWVRELNGEHVPETEEYGISSTVFRSERPFHPGRLWDFVTEGLDSGAFGQVLRSKGFFTLAGRPGVIGLWSQAGSVARFEPTAAQDEEAPFAQELVFIGTGLREDALRAALAGCLVTEDEVLREVALDDPFPAWDVHGVVCG, from the coding sequence ATGACGAACCGACGGCTGCCCGTCACCGTCCTGTCCGGGTTCCTCGGCGCGGGCAAGACCACCCTGCTCAACCATGTGCTCGGCAACCGCGAGGGGCTCCGCGTCGCGGTCATCGTCAACGACATGAGCGAGGTCAACATCGACGCCGCGCTCGTGCGCGGGGGCGAGGCGGCGCTGTCCCGCACCGAGGAGCGGCTCGTCGAGATGACCAACGGGTGCATCTGCTGCACCCTGCGCGACGATCTGCTGGAGGAGGTCGACCGCCTCGCGCGGGAGGGGCGTTTCGACTACCTGCTGATCGAGAGCTCCGGGATCTCGGAGCCGATGCCCGTCGCCGCGACCTTCGCCTTCGCGCGCGACGACGGGGCCACGCTCGGCGATCTCGCCCGCCTCGACACCATGGTGACGGTCGTCGACGCGGTGAACTTCCTGCCGGAGCTCGCGGGCGGGGACGAGCTGGTCGCGCGAGGGCTCGACCAGTACGAGGACGACGAGCGCACCGTGAGCGATCTGCTGATGGACCAGGTGGAGTTCGCCGACGTGATCGTGCTGAACAAGCTCGACCTCGTGGACACGGCGACCGCCGAACGGCTCGCGGCGACCCTGGCACGGCTCAATCCCGCGGCGCGGATCGTGCCGGTCAGCCATGGGCGGGTCCGGGTCGAGGACGTGCTCGGCACGGAGGCGTTCGATCTCGAACGGGCCCAGCAGGCACCGGGGTGGGTGCGGGAGCTGAACGGGGAGCACGTGCCGGAGACCGAGGAGTACGGCATCTCGTCGACCGTGTTCCGCTCCGAACGGCCCTTCCATCCCGGGCGGTTGTGGGACTTCGTGACCGAGGGCCTCGACAGTGGTGCCTTCGGGCAGGTGTTGCGGTCCAAGGGGTTCTTCACGCTCGCCGGGAGGCCGGGGGTCATCGGGCTGTGGTCCCAGGCCGGGTCGGTGGCGCGCTTCGAACCGACCGCCGCGCAGGACGAAGAGGCCCCGTTCGCACAGGAGTTGGTGTTCATCGGGACGGGGTTGCGGGAAGACGCGCTGCGGGCGGCTCTGGCCGGATGTCTGGTGACGGAGGACGAGGTTCTGCGTGAGGTGGCCCTCGACGATCCGTTCCCGGCGTGGGATGTGCACGGGGTCGTCTGCGGGTGA
- a CDS encoding NAD(P)-binding protein — protein sequence MVVCGDDGLAHRLAAELRTVYREQVTLVVPPTARIARRPVVGRARTAAALLDRVTAVVNRAAGNGDPTTGDRSAGTGEGTGRAAGERGDRRERGDRGEGRNSPRDGGERVLEAGEATEAVLAEAGVERAAALALVYDDDETNIRAALTARRLNPRLRLVLRLYNRRLGQHIEELLDQASALATGGTADGVDGFGASTTVLSDADTAAPALAATAVAGTSKVVQTDGLMLRAVERPPGRASQGAGGQSPGGQGPGGLCTLALLSATTNDPAGTEGSEGSGERGPQLLPDERAVAAATGRGTVVLDTVRYTGTALPPGRSGGGPLGAFGSLLSRRLRWSLAGMIGCVFALAVAQMVITGEHPLQATYATLLDLFGIADPATDQSDSRQILQLLSGLMGLLLLPVLLAAVLEALGTFRSGTALRKPPRGLSGHVVLLGLGKIGTRVLARLRDLHIPVVCVEEDPEARGLAEARRLRVPVILGDVTQEGVLEAAKIHRAHALLAVTSSDTTNLEAGLYARSLRPDLRVVLRLYDDDFATAVYRTLRAAHPGALTRSRSVTHLAAPAFAGAMMGRQILGAIPVERRVLLFAAVEVRGHRRLEGRTVAEAFQAGAWRVLALDTAASGEPGPERPAGPPPGSGLIWDLPPTYVLRAEDRVVLAATRRGLAELLGRRAGAGA from the coding sequence ATGGTCGTCTGCGGGGACGACGGACTGGCGCACCGGCTCGCCGCCGAACTGCGGACCGTGTACCGGGAGCAGGTGACCCTCGTCGTGCCGCCCACCGCGCGGATCGCGCGGCGGCCGGTCGTCGGACGCGCCCGCACCGCCGCCGCGCTCCTCGACCGGGTGACGGCGGTCGTCAACAGGGCGGCGGGCAACGGCGATCCGACCACCGGTGACCGGAGCGCCGGGACCGGAGAGGGGACCGGCCGCGCGGCCGGCGAGCGAGGCGACCGGAGGGAACGGGGCGACCGGGGCGAGGGCAGGAACAGCCCCCGGGACGGCGGTGAGCGGGTCCTGGAGGCGGGGGAGGCCACCGAGGCGGTGCTCGCCGAGGCCGGGGTCGAGCGGGCCGCCGCGCTGGCCCTGGTGTACGACGACGACGAGACCAACATCCGTGCGGCCCTCACCGCCCGCCGCCTCAACCCGCGTCTGCGGCTCGTCCTGCGGCTCTACAACCGTCGGTTGGGCCAGCACATCGAGGAACTGCTCGACCAGGCATCGGCGTTGGCGACCGGCGGCACCGCCGACGGAGTCGACGGTTTCGGCGCCTCGACGACGGTCCTGTCCGACGCCGACACGGCCGCGCCCGCACTGGCCGCGACCGCCGTGGCCGGAACCAGCAAGGTCGTCCAGACGGACGGACTGATGCTCAGGGCCGTGGAACGCCCGCCGGGCCGGGCGAGCCAGGGGGCGGGCGGCCAGAGCCCGGGAGGTCAGGGGCCGGGAGGCCTCTGCACCCTCGCGCTGCTGTCGGCCACCACCAACGACCCCGCCGGAACCGAGGGTTCCGAGGGCAGCGGGGAACGCGGTCCCCAACTCCTGCCCGACGAAAGGGCGGTGGCGGCGGCCACCGGGCGCGGCACCGTCGTCCTCGACACCGTGCGCTACACGGGAACCGCGCTGCCGCCCGGCCGGTCCGGCGGCGGTCCGCTCGGGGCCTTCGGCTCGCTGCTCTCGCGGCGGCTGCGGTGGTCCCTCGCGGGGATGATCGGGTGCGTGTTCGCCCTCGCCGTCGCGCAGATGGTGATCACCGGGGAGCATCCGCTCCAGGCGACGTACGCGACCCTCCTCGACCTCTTCGGAATCGCCGACCCCGCGACCGACCAGAGCGACTCCCGGCAGATCCTCCAACTTCTCTCCGGCCTCATGGGTTTACTCCTCCTGCCCGTGCTCCTGGCCGCCGTCCTGGAGGCGCTCGGCACGTTCCGCAGCGGGACCGCCCTGCGCAAGCCGCCGCGCGGTCTGTCCGGACACGTCGTCCTCCTCGGCCTCGGCAAGATCGGCACCCGCGTGCTCGCCCGCCTGCGGGACCTCCACATCCCGGTCGTCTGTGTCGAGGAGGACCCCGAGGCGCGCGGCCTCGCCGAGGCCCGTCGGCTGCGGGTGCCGGTCATCCTGGGCGACGTGACCCAGGAGGGCGTCCTGGAGGCCGCCAAGATCCACCGCGCCCACGCCCTGCTCGCCGTCACCAGTTCCGACACGACGAACCTCGAAGCCGGCCTGTACGCCCGTTCGTTACGCCCCGACCTGCGCGTCGTCCTGCGCCTCTACGACGACGACTTCGCCACCGCCGTCTACCGCACCCTCCGCGCCGCCCACCCGGGCGCCCTGACGCGCAGCCGCAGCGTCACCCACCTCGCCGCGCCCGCGTTCGCCGGCGCGATGATGGGGCGCCAGATCCTGGGCGCGATCCCCGTCGAGCGCCGGGTGCTCCTCTTCGCCGCCGTCGAAGTCCGCGGTCACCGGCGCCTGGAGGGCCGGACCGTCGCCGAGGCGTTCCAGGCGGGGGCGTGGCGAGTGCTGGCCCTCGACACGGCGGCGTCCGGGGAGCCGGGTCCGGAGCGGCCCGCCGGGCCGCCGCCGGGTTCGGGGCTGATCTGGGACCTGCCGCCCACGTACGTCCTCCGGGCCGAGGACCGTGTGGTGCTGGCGGCGACGAGACGGGGGCTGGCGGAGCTGCTGGGGAGGCGGGCGGGGGCGGGAGCGTAG
- a CDS encoding sigma-70 family RNA polymerase sigma factor produces the protein MITLTPPPASIPRASRSTTDESITAWALAARGGDPEAVERFVGALHHDVQRFVAHLCADPQAVDDLAQDTFLRALGSLHRFEGRCSARTWLLSIARRAVTDSFRYAAARPRLSDVPDWRLAVEHAQPRGLPGFDDGIALADLLGALPEERREAFVLTQMLGLSYEDAAELTGCPVGTVRSRVARARTTLVRLLAAAEGAREEEGALVAA, from the coding sequence GTGATCACCCTTACTCCCCCGCCCGCGTCGATCCCGCGAGCCTCCCGGTCCACGACCGACGAGTCCATAACCGCCTGGGCGCTCGCCGCGCGCGGTGGGGACCCGGAGGCCGTCGAACGGTTCGTCGGCGCACTCCACCACGACGTCCAGCGGTTCGTCGCCCACCTCTGCGCGGACCCGCAGGCGGTGGACGACCTCGCGCAGGACACGTTCCTGCGGGCGCTCGGCAGCCTGCACCGGTTCGAGGGCCGCTGCTCCGCCCGTACGTGGCTGCTGTCCATCGCCCGCCGAGCGGTGACCGACAGTTTCCGGTACGCGGCGGCCCGGCCCCGGCTGTCCGACGTACCGGACTGGCGGCTGGCCGTCGAGCACGCCCAGCCGCGCGGACTGCCCGGCTTCGACGACGGCATCGCGCTGGCCGATCTGCTGGGCGCGCTGCCCGAGGAACGGCGCGAGGCGTTCGTCCTCACGCAGATGCTGGGCCTCTCCTACGAGGACGCGGCGGAACTGACCGGATGCCCCGTCGGGACGGTGCGGTCGCGGGTGGCACGGGCACGGACCACACTCGTGCGCTTGCTGGCGGCGGCGGAGGGGGCGCGGGAGGAGGAGGGCGCGCTGGTGGCGGCCTGA
- a CDS encoding S9 family peptidase, whose translation MTESNGSTPQQQSGFMPDWEKRFRAPRVSLPDWAEDAPHRSLFVSNATGTYELYAWDRATGEQRQVTNRANGTTDGVLSPDGEWIWWFDDKDGDEFGVWRRQPFHGGPDEEGAPGLEPSYPAGLALGRDGRTAVVGRSTDEDGSTIHVSRQGEAPVEIYRHRESAGVGDLSHDGSLIAIEHTEHGDAMHAAVRVVRPDGTTVAELDDTKGGTVELGLDVLGFAPVDGDTRLLIGHQRGGRWEPLLWDAVSGEETDLGLADRLEGDLSAEWYPDGSALLVAHSFEARSGLYRYDLATRALDRVETPRGTVSGATTRPDGSVEYLWSSAAEPPVVRSTTGEVVLDPPGMKSPGSVAVEDVWVDSPGGRVHALVQRPAGVSGPYPTVFDIHGGPTWHDSDSFAAGPAAWLDHGYAVIRVNYRGSTGYGRAWTDALKHRVGLIELEDIAAVREWAVGSGFADPDRLILTGGSWGGYLTLLGLGVEPDVWALGIAAVPVADYVTAYHDEMEALKAMDRTLLGGTPEEVPERFEASSPLTYVDAVKAPVYISAGVNDPRCPIHQIDNYVDRLAGRGAVHEVYRYDAGHGSLVVDERIKQLRLELDFAERHLRERAQRSSPA comes from the coding sequence ATGACTGAGAGCAACGGGTCCACCCCGCAGCAGCAGAGCGGGTTTATGCCCGACTGGGAGAAGAGGTTCCGGGCACCGAGGGTGTCCCTGCCGGACTGGGCGGAGGACGCGCCGCACCGCTCGCTGTTCGTCTCCAACGCCACGGGCACGTACGAGCTGTACGCGTGGGACCGCGCCACCGGCGAGCAGCGCCAGGTCACGAACCGGGCCAACGGCACCACGGACGGTGTGCTCTCGCCGGACGGCGAGTGGATCTGGTGGTTCGACGACAAGGACGGGGACGAGTTCGGCGTCTGGCGGCGCCAGCCCTTCCACGGCGGCCCGGACGAGGAGGGCGCCCCGGGCCTGGAACCGTCCTACCCGGCGGGCCTGGCCCTCGGCCGTGACGGCCGTACGGCGGTCGTCGGCCGCTCCACCGACGAGGACGGCTCCACGATCCATGTGTCCCGGCAGGGCGAGGCCCCCGTCGAGATCTACCGCCACCGTGAGTCGGCCGGAGTCGGCGACCTCTCCCACGACGGCTCGCTGATCGCGATCGAGCACACCGAGCACGGCGACGCGATGCACGCGGCCGTGCGCGTGGTCCGGCCGGACGGCACGACGGTCGCCGAGCTCGACGACACCAAGGGCGGCACGGTCGAGCTGGGCCTGGACGTGTTGGGTTTCGCACCTGTCGACGGCGACACCCGGCTGCTCATCGGCCACCAGCGGGGCGGACGTTGGGAGCCGCTCCTCTGGGACGCCGTCTCCGGCGAGGAGACCGACCTCGGACTGGCCGACCGGCTGGAGGGCGACCTGAGCGCCGAGTGGTATCCGGACGGCTCCGCGCTGCTGGTCGCCCACAGCTTCGAGGCCCGCAGCGGGCTGTACCGCTACGACCTGGCGACCCGCGCCCTGGACCGCGTGGAGACCCCGAGGGGCACCGTGTCGGGAGCCACGACCCGCCCCGACGGCAGCGTCGAGTACCTGTGGTCCTCGGCCGCGGAACCGCCGGTCGTGCGCTCCACGACGGGCGAGGTCGTGCTGGACCCGCCGGGCATGAAATCGCCCGGCTCGGTGGCGGTGGAGGACGTCTGGGTGGACAGCCCCGGCGGCCGTGTGCACGCCCTCGTCCAGCGCCCGGCGGGCGTGTCCGGCCCGTACCCCACGGTCTTCGACATCCACGGCGGCCCGACCTGGCACGACAGCGACTCCTTCGCCGCCGGGCCGGCCGCCTGGCTGGACCACGGGTACGCCGTGATCCGCGTCAACTACCGCGGCTCCACCGGTTACGGCCGTGCCTGGACCGACGCCCTCAAGCACCGGGTCGGTCTGATCGAGCTGGAGGACATCGCGGCGGTCCGGGAGTGGGCGGTGGGTTCCGGCTTCGCGGATCCCGACCGCCTCATCCTCACGGGCGGCTCCTGGGGCGGCTACCTCACCCTCCTCGGTCTCGGCGTCGAGCCGGACGTCTGGGCGCTCGGCATCGCCGCCGTTCCCGTCGCGGACTACGTCACCGCGTACCACGACGAGATGGAGGCGCTGAAGGCCATGGACCGCACGCTCCTCGGCGGCACGCCGGAGGAGGTCCCCGAGCGCTTCGAGGCCTCGTCGCCCCTGACCTACGTCGACGCGGTGAAAGCCCCTGTCTACATCTCCGCCGGCGTCAACGACCCCCGCTGCCCCATCCACCAGATCGACAACTACGTCGACCGTCTGGCCGGCCGGGGCGCCGTCCACGAGGTGTACCGCTACGACGCCGGTCACGGCTCCCTGGTCGTCGACGAACGCATCAAACAACTCCGCCTGGAACTCGACTTCGCGGAACGCCATCTGAGGGAGCGCGCCCAGCGGTCGTCACCCGCGTAG
- a CDS encoding nuclear transport factor 2 family protein: protein MTSTTPGTEPSTTPTTDLRGTDLRSADLRSADLRDTDLRSTVERFWATAEERDWTAFAETLAEDVVYELPQTRERIRGRERYVEFNREYPGDWHARVERIVAEPGQREQAVSRTHVTVGSEEMYAITFFTGDEDGRIVAITDFWPEPYEPPAGREHLVERY, encoded by the coding sequence ATGACCTCGACGACACCAGGGACAGAACCGAGCACGACTCCCACGACCGATCTCCGCGGCACCGATCTCCGCAGCGCTGATCTCCGCAGCGCTGATCTCCGCGACACCGATCTCCGCAGCACCGTCGAGCGTTTCTGGGCCACCGCCGAGGAGCGGGACTGGACGGCGTTCGCCGAGACGCTGGCCGAGGACGTCGTGTACGAACTGCCGCAGACGAGGGAGCGGATCCGCGGCCGGGAGCGGTATGTGGAGTTCAACCGGGAGTACCCGGGCGACTGGCACGCCCGGGTGGAGCGGATCGTCGCCGAGCCGGGACAGCGGGAGCAGGCGGTGAGCCGGACGCATGTCACGGTCGGGTCGGAGGAGATGTACGCGATCACCTTCTTCACGGGGGACGAGGACGGCCGGATAGTCGCGATCACGGACTTCTGGCCCGAGCCGTACGAGCCGCCTGCCGGGCGTGAGCACCTCGTCGAGCGGTACTGA
- a CDS encoding SURF1 family protein, producing the protein MYRFLLTPRWWGINVFVLLAIPFCVFMGSWQLSRFEDRMQDHRAATERIDPADRAPARPLDRLLPVDKETSGELATVSGRYGEQLLVPDREVDGRTGFYVLTLLRTDEGKALPVVRGWLPGTADADRAPAAPSGEVTVTGSLQASETPGSNGVPVQGGLPAGQTSAISAATLVNLVPDDLYDAWITLDKGDSGMKAVPATAPQNTGLDLKAFQNLGYTGEWFVFAGFVVFMWFRLLRREVEFIRDAELGLLPDTVEPDRDGSGTAARGGDEPDGGDRATESRSREAEPAP; encoded by the coding sequence GTGTACCGGTTCCTGCTGACGCCCCGATGGTGGGGGATCAACGTCTTCGTGCTGCTCGCCATCCCGTTCTGCGTGTTCATGGGTTCGTGGCAGCTGAGCCGGTTCGAGGACCGGATGCAGGACCATCGCGCGGCGACCGAGCGGATCGACCCGGCGGACCGGGCCCCGGCGCGCCCACTGGACCGGCTGCTGCCGGTGGACAAGGAGACCTCGGGCGAACTGGCCACCGTGAGCGGGCGGTACGGCGAGCAACTCCTCGTGCCCGACCGTGAGGTGGACGGCAGGACCGGCTTCTACGTGCTGACGCTGCTGCGCACCGACGAGGGCAAGGCCCTGCCGGTCGTACGGGGCTGGCTGCCCGGCACCGCGGACGCCGACCGCGCCCCGGCGGCTCCCTCCGGCGAGGTCACCGTCACCGGCTCGCTGCAGGCATCCGAGACTCCGGGGTCGAACGGCGTGCCCGTCCAGGGCGGGCTGCCGGCCGGGCAGACCTCGGCGATCAGCGCGGCGACGCTGGTGAACCTCGTGCCGGACGACCTGTACGACGCCTGGATCACCCTGGACAAGGGCGACTCGGGCATGAAGGCCGTCCCCGCGACCGCGCCGCAGAACACCGGGCTCGACCTCAAGGCCTTCCAGAACCTCGGCTACACCGGCGAGTGGTTCGTCTTCGCCGGCTTCGTCGTCTTCATGTGGTTCCGCCTGCTCCGCCGCGAGGTCGAGTTCATCCGCGACGCGGAACTGGGGCTGCTGCCCGACACCGTCGAACCGGACCGAGACGGCTCCGGCACTGCGGCACGGGGCGGCGACGAGCCCGACGGCGGCGACCGCGCCACCGAGAGCCGCTCCCGCGAAGCCGAGCCGGCCCCGTAG
- a CDS encoding SigE family RNA polymerase sigma factor gives MAEVLDFTAVQTRGTALRPPRRPRVPGSAGGMPVIAPMPAARPTRIPSQRDGADDTSTVPASGTTVDHLTETYRAHYRSLLGLAALLLDDTASCEDVVQEAFIRVHSARKRVRDPEKTLAYLRQTVVNLSRSALRRRILGLKLLSKPMPDMASAEEGAYDQLERDSLIKAMKGLQRRQREVLVLRYFADMTEAQVAETLGISLGSVKAYGSRGIAALRVAMEAPA, from the coding sequence GTGGCAGAGGTTCTCGATTTCACCGCGGTACAGACGAGGGGCACCGCCCTTCGTCCACCCCGCCGTCCCCGCGTGCCCGGTTCGGCCGGCGGCATGCCGGTGATCGCGCCGATGCCCGCGGCGCGGCCGACCCGCATACCCAGCCAGCGCGACGGCGCGGACGACACGTCGACGGTGCCGGCCTCCGGTACGACGGTCGACCACCTGACCGAGACCTACCGCGCGCACTACCGGTCGCTGCTGGGCCTCGCGGCGCTCCTCCTCGACGACACCGCCTCCTGCGAGGACGTCGTCCAGGAGGCGTTCATCCGCGTGCACTCGGCGCGCAAGCGAGTTCGCGACCCGGAGAAGACGCTCGCCTATCTGCGCCAGACGGTCGTGAACCTCTCGCGCTCCGCCCTGCGCCGCCGCATCCTCGGCCTGAAGCTGCTGTCGAAGCCGATGCCCGACATGGCGAGCGCGGAGGAGGGCGCCTACGACCAGCTGGAGCGTGACTCCCTCATCAAGGCGATGAAGGGGCTCCAGCGGCGGCAGCGCGAGGTCCTCGTGCTGCGCTACTTCGCCGACATGACCGAGGCCCAGGTCGCTGAGACGCTCGGCATATCGCTGGGTTCGGTGAAGGCGTACGGCTCGCGGGGCATCGCGGCACTGCGCGTCGCCATGGAGGCGCCCGCATGA